One Vigna unguiculata cultivar IT97K-499-35 chromosome 11, ASM411807v1, whole genome shotgun sequence DNA window includes the following coding sequences:
- the LOC114169979 gene encoding DNA-directed RNA polymerase III subunit rpc4-like, producing MDPDQGSSRSRKHKYTPRPPRARAPKTQLDNKQDEDTTPARLLSRRYENSARREPKVERKSSVEVAFSPGISSTSLRTYGTSKAIDNGTNSGSPSKYLAKEPIRSRRSSAATEDQDDTSMVDVIDNTINASARKFKREYKEPWDYNNSNYPITLPLRKPNSGNPEILDEEEFGEAATNLEYDENTVNSAAELELLEKSEQHKMFLFQFPKNMPFNEGKEKEQIGTTTVSGKARALEELPSGYMGKMQVYKSGAIKLKLGEALFDLSPGTKCGFAQDIVAVNIAQKQICNLGELSNKVVVVPDLDSIDLRNTGGKK from the exons ATGGATCCAGATCAGGGCTCTTCGAGAAGCAGGAAG CACAAGTACACTCCCAGACCACCCAGAGCCCGTGCTCCCAAAAC CCAACTCGACAATAAACAAGACGAAGACACCACACCTGCTCGACTTCTCTCTCGTCGATAT GAGAATTCAGCGAGACGCGAGCCTAAAGTGGaaagaaaat CAAGCGTGGAAGTCGCGTTTAGTCCTGGAATTTCATCAACCTCCCTCAGGACATATGGCACGAGCAAAGCTATAGATAATGGCACAAACAGTGGCTCACCGAGTAAATATTTGGCTAAAGAGCCAATTCGTTCAAGACGTTCTTCTGCTGCTACTGAGGATCAAGATGATACCAGCATGGTAGATGTTATTGATAATACCATCAATGCATCAGCAAGGAAATTCAAAAGAGAGTACAAGGAACCATGG GATTATAACAACTCTAATTATCCCATTACTCTTCCATTAAGGAAGCCAAATTCTGGAAATCCAG AAATTCTTGATGAGGAAGAATTTGGGGAAGCTGCTACTAATTTGGAGTATGATGAGAATACTGTTAACTCTGCTGCAGAACTCGAGCTCTTG GAGAAGAGTGAGCAACATAAGATGTTTTTATTTCAGTTTCCTAAAAATATGCCTTTTAACGAGGGGAAGGAGAAGGAGCAAATTGGTACAACAACAGTGTCTGGAAAGGCTCGTGCTTTGGAAGAGTTGCCAAGTGGATATATGGGCAAGATGCAGGTGTACAAGAGTGGAGCAATCAAACTTAAACTAGGAGAAGCTCTGTTCGAC CTATCTCCGGGTACAAAATGTGGATTTGCTCAAGATATTGTAGCGGTGAACATTGCACAGAAACAGATCTGCAATCTTGGCGAGCTTAGCAATAAGGTTGTTGTAGTTCCTGATCTTGATTCAATTGATCTGAGAAACACTGGAGGCAAAAAATGA